One window of the Leptospira koniambonensis genome contains the following:
- a CDS encoding phosphoribosyl-AMP cyclohydrolase has protein sequence MLTIIWAGGQPGKISELKRVTQAEWEHLYNDLPTNVKTFIDCDEDTILISHPDFSEKELVEISNFDGLQFSNGLIPVITKDEKGLFLMQAFSNLESLELSIKESLGIYFSRSRNQLWRKGDTSGHIQKLKRILAPKDGSFVVYEVEQEGAACHEGYYSCFFREQDKSGAKNLVPEIPFLGK, from the coding sequence ATGCTTACTATTATTTGGGCCGGGGGACAACCCGGAAAAATTTCAGAATTAAAAAGAGTGACCCAAGCAGAATGGGAACACCTCTACAATGATCTTCCGACTAACGTGAAAACATTTATAGACTGCGACGAAGATACTATCTTGATCTCTCACCCTGATTTTTCGGAAAAGGAATTGGTGGAGATCTCTAATTTTGACGGCCTCCAATTCTCTAATGGTTTGATCCCTGTGATCACTAAAGACGAGAAGGGTCTATTTTTGATGCAGGCATTCTCCAATTTGGAAAGTTTAGAACTGAGCATTAAAGAATCCTTAGGAATTTATTTCAGCAGATCCAGGAACCAGCTTTGGAGAAAGGGAGATACTTCCGGTCATATCCAAAAACTGAAAAGGATCTTAGCTCCCAAAGACGGAAGTTTTGTTGTGTACGAAGTGGAACAGGAAGGTGCAGCCTGTCACGAAGGGTACTATTCCTGTTTTTTCAGAGAGCAGGATAAGTCTGGGGCCAAAAACTTAGTTCCAGAGATCCCTTTTTTAGGGAAGTAG
- a CDS encoding single-stranded DNA-binding protein gives MKNLSLTVLDGFLTVDPELKRTQAGKSVTNFTVAVNHNYKRAEGEEAEVSYVDVEVWERLAENCSEYLKKGKKVTVIGHLKQDRWKNQEGQSRSKVKVIADEVRFDSFGDRKEKEAA, from the coding sequence ATGAAAAATTTATCACTCACAGTTCTGGACGGTTTCTTAACCGTTGATCCAGAATTAAAGAGGACCCAAGCAGGAAAGTCTGTCACAAATTTTACAGTGGCAGTGAACCATAATTACAAAAGAGCAGAAGGAGAAGAGGCTGAGGTTTCATACGTAGATGTAGAAGTTTGGGAAAGACTCGCTGAAAATTGTTCTGAATATCTTAAAAAAGGAAAAAAGGTAACAGTAATCGGACATTTAAAACAGGATAGATGGAAAAATCAAGAAGGCCAATCCCGTTCTAAGGTCAAAGTAATAGCGGACGAGGTCCGGTTCGACAGCTTCGGAGATAGAAAAGAAAAAGAAGCGGCATAA
- a CDS encoding RNA polymerase sigma factor — protein MGEAEFSRFVEETREIVLAAVSRYLYERFAYAIDDVAQETYLRAYKALQKGQFRGDSKLTTWLYTIARNESIRMNENLVREETKAEKAGKRSEEDSRSFAFDKELPEDRENLPTWEKAKLWIGNLPEAYRSVIQYYLSGYSEKEIAEVLGVPAGTVKSRAARGKEMLRRMQNSEKREGGEVWGKY, from the coding sequence ATGGGAGAGGCAGAATTTTCCCGCTTCGTAGAAGAAACCAGGGAGATCGTCTTAGCGGCGGTCTCCCGTTACTTGTATGAACGCTTTGCATATGCGATAGACGATGTCGCACAGGAAACATATCTTCGCGCTTATAAGGCATTACAAAAAGGTCAATTTAGAGGAGACTCCAAATTGACCACTTGGTTATACACAATTGCTAGAAATGAATCCATTCGTATGAATGAAAATCTGGTAAGAGAAGAAACCAAAGCAGAGAAGGCCGGAAAAAGATCGGAAGAAGATTCCAGAAGTTTCGCTTTTGATAAAGAACTCCCAGAGGATAGAGAAAATCTTCCTACTTGGGAAAAAGCAAAACTTTGGATCGGTAATCTACCGGAAGCGTATAGAAGTGTGATCCAATATTATCTTTCCGGATATTCAGAAAAAGAGATCGCTGAAGTTCTGGGAGTTCCAGCTGGAACTGTAAAATCCAGAGCTGCTAGAGGAAAGGAAATGTTGCGAAGAATGCAGAACTCCGAAAAAAGAGAAGGAGGAGAAGTATGGGGAAAATATTAA
- a CDS encoding Spy/CpxP family protein refolding chaperone, whose product MFRKITKITAILLVLGATALLTQGCHHKWMSHEKRANYIVKKLKSELDLTETQAAALDKIKEDVLAKRKELKMGGHFLPKEAVEELRADKLNPEKWNKLGEEREKKIAALRVFFTKKAVEFHAVLTPEQRGKLADLILKFQSKFDKEDED is encoded by the coding sequence ATGTTTCGCAAAATTACGAAAATAACCGCGATTTTGTTGGTGTTGGGGGCTACCGCCCTACTGACTCAAGGCTGCCATCATAAATGGATGTCTCATGAGAAAAGAGCCAATTATATCGTCAAAAAACTTAAGTCCGAATTGGATTTAACAGAGACACAAGCAGCAGCCCTTGATAAAATCAAAGAGGACGTGCTTGCAAAACGTAAAGAGCTAAAAATGGGCGGACACTTCCTTCCTAAGGAAGCAGTGGAAGAACTTCGTGCAGATAAATTGAATCCTGAAAAATGGAACAAGCTGGGCGAAGAAAGAGAGAAAAAGATCGCAGCTCTTAGAGTATTTTTCACCAAAAAGGCAGTGGAATTCCACGCGGTATTAACTCCCGAACAAAGAGGGAAACTGGCGGATCTAATCCTTAAGTTCCAGAGTAAATTCGATAAGGAAGACGAGGATTAA
- a CDS encoding response regulator, producing MVHSFFKILFAEDNESSAELLIHFLERFNFEVDHVVDGMAAELKLRKTKYDFILLDNMMPVLSGVRLASKVPDLNKNTPIVFLTASNEKEDVMAAAHSKQLVGYILKPFDPDKLLQKIVSVLKIPEDMIVDKKKYPFSIERTQNVSYGNGVKLVGCPFQKNAEKIAQEIAFILKELPGVRKFFIEVGEEFYYHKKAQELLASLVTRLASKYEIKEEDILILSS from the coding sequence ATGGTGCATTCTTTCTTTAAGATCTTATTTGCGGAAGATAACGAAAGTTCTGCCGAATTACTCATCCATTTTCTAGAAAGGTTCAATTTCGAAGTGGACCATGTCGTGGACGGAATGGCCGCGGAACTCAAATTGAGAAAAACTAAATATGATTTTATCCTCTTGGATAATATGATGCCTGTACTTTCCGGGGTTCGCCTGGCAAGTAAGGTCCCAGATCTAAACAAAAATACCCCAATCGTCTTTCTCACTGCAAGTAATGAAAAAGAAGATGTGATGGCTGCAGCCCATAGTAAACAACTTGTGGGCTATATCCTCAAACCTTTTGATCCTGATAAACTTCTACAAAAGATAGTCTCTGTGCTTAAGATCCCAGAAGACATGATCGTGGATAAAAAGAAATACCCATTCTCCATTGAGAGGACTCAAAACGTATCTTATGGAAATGGAGTAAAACTTGTAGGTTGTCCTTTCCAAAAAAATGCGGAGAAGATCGCTCAAGAGATCGCGTTCATACTAAAAGAACTGCCTGGAGTTCGTAAGTTTTTCATCGAAGTGGGAGAAGAGTTCTATTATCATAAAAAGGCCCAGGAACTTCTGGCATCACTCGTGACCCGTCTGGCTTCCAAATACGAGATCAAGGAAGAAGATATTCTCATACTTTCTTCTTAA
- a CDS encoding lectin-like protein produces the protein MKRKLIMLTVLLISLSSTSLFASRGAVTESPIDIFEKSAEAKSLAVQRQVQVAANLPVHKALFYGTHNSYNSKAYAGPFFSYAFPNQQVSITDQLRLGARFIELDIHYYLSTNFKNDFLLCHAQSNDLGCNVFDRPASKGLEEIRNWISSPQNRNEVLVLYFEDYLDGRQDEFLGIVRSYLDPYLYRYSGSCGDIPNAANMPKLKDMVSSNRRILMMSNGCYDGAWNQYSKRIFFGSNTISPKAFQGYPSCNWSRSVYDNTMTRVFNDSTNYFGVYDGVKESGVFTNDNIAQMLACGISVFGIDQFSPDFAKQGLWSWDNAEPNDYGGAEDCLQIVGSGRWNDNKCSNSYRYACKDGSGNWAITDASGNWANGKSACSARGWNFSSPVTPYENKKLQEAKTAKGVSEVWANLTDQYSEGYWEAGR, from the coding sequence ATGAAGAGAAAATTGATCATGCTTACTGTTTTGTTGATAAGCTTGTCTTCGACTAGTTTATTTGCAAGCAGGGGAGCAGTAACTGAAAGTCCGATCGATATATTCGAAAAGTCTGCGGAAGCAAAATCACTCGCTGTACAAAGACAAGTGCAAGTAGCGGCAAACCTACCAGTGCACAAGGCTTTGTTTTACGGCACACATAATTCCTATAATAGCAAAGCGTATGCAGGACCTTTCTTTTCTTACGCTTTTCCGAACCAACAGGTTTCTATTACAGATCAGTTGAGATTGGGAGCTAGGTTTATAGAATTAGATATTCATTATTATCTGAGTACGAATTTCAAAAATGATTTCTTACTTTGCCACGCTCAATCCAACGATCTAGGATGTAACGTATTCGATCGTCCTGCGAGCAAAGGATTGGAAGAGATTCGCAATTGGATTTCTTCTCCTCAAAATAGGAACGAAGTTTTAGTTCTATATTTCGAAGATTATCTGGATGGAAGACAGGATGAATTCTTAGGTATCGTAAGAAGTTACTTAGATCCATATCTATACAGATATAGCGGTTCTTGTGGAGATATTCCGAACGCAGCTAACATGCCTAAACTCAAAGACATGGTTTCTTCTAACAGAAGGATCTTGATGATGAGCAATGGTTGTTACGATGGAGCTTGGAACCAATACTCGAAAAGGATCTTCTTCGGAAGTAATACGATCAGTCCGAAAGCTTTCCAAGGTTATCCTAGCTGTAACTGGTCCAGAAGTGTATACGATAACACTATGACCCGTGTATTCAATGATAGCACCAACTACTTTGGTGTTTATGACGGCGTGAAAGAAAGTGGAGTATTCACAAACGATAATATAGCTCAGATGTTGGCTTGCGGTATCAGCGTATTCGGGATCGACCAATTCAGTCCTGATTTTGCAAAACAAGGACTTTGGTCTTGGGATAACGCAGAGCCTAATGATTATGGTGGAGCTGAAGATTGCTTGCAGATCGTAGGAAGCGGACGTTGGAATGATAATAAATGTTCCAATAGCTATCGTTATGCTTGTAAAGATGGAAGTGGGAACTGGGCAATCACAGATGCTTCTGGAAATTGGGCAAACGGAAAGAGCGCGTGTTCTGCAAGAGGCTGGAACTTCTCCTCTCCTGTAACTCCGTATGAGAACAAAAAACTCCAAGAAGCAAAAACTGCTAAGGGAGTTTCAGAAGTATGGGCAAATCTTACCGACCAGTATTCAGAAGGATATTGGGAAGCCGGAAGATAA
- a CDS encoding DUF1801 domain-containing protein → MRDMPAKKKSTKSSSSPKKGIKYEDKSPGQPELVPIFNEIKKLMRPYIKGTLKEWGDSKGQYGLVSEMEIEVNGKKKPEIYFAGALVQKGYVGFYFMPVYSEPELKKVLPQELLKCLKGKSCFYIKKNDPVLLSQIEDALKLGYDDYKKKGWVK, encoded by the coding sequence ATGCGAGACATGCCAGCTAAGAAGAAGTCCACAAAGAGCAGTTCATCCCCTAAAAAAGGGATCAAATACGAAGACAAATCTCCGGGGCAACCAGAACTAGTTCCAATTTTTAATGAGATCAAGAAGCTAATGAGACCCTATATAAAGGGAACTCTTAAAGAATGGGGAGATTCTAAAGGGCAATACGGTTTAGTCAGCGAGATGGAAATCGAGGTAAACGGTAAAAAGAAGCCTGAAATTTATTTCGCAGGGGCACTCGTTCAAAAAGGATACGTGGGATTTTATTTTATGCCCGTGTATTCTGAGCCTGAATTGAAAAAAGTTTTACCACAGGAACTTCTGAAATGTTTAAAAGGCAAAAGTTGTTTTTATATAAAGAAGAATGACCCCGTCCTTCTCTCTCAAATAGAAGACGCCTTAAAATTAGGATACGACGATTATAAGAAGAAGGGCTGGGTAAAATAA
- a CDS encoding esterase/lipase family protein — protein sequence MPYKPTEPSMKLGKFAVSFARDTSLGVLSGVKSALTGSFEWCAKSLSEISETPTVNGTKFGEFLKDAGRSLEEAGSKTEEGLSKAFESTAQAMHTALEALSDTESLIQRKVFENISVSSVVGESFAGMITTSVIQASFRLDGKDVSPEEVLADWKKSGSKKPILCVPGLFCDEGLWIKNGEPSFSEILVKENYYPFYLRFNPGAHISENGSKLLELVRKVLEDPELKKKKFDVVTYSQGGLVFRSALYSSKKEGNPISSNIQKVLFISSPDGGSYIEKVGFWLGLGAEAMPVFPVQLVGYIGNQRSEAMKDLSHGIIREEDWKEGTHLGRYGKDKYFGELDDIDAYQIYSFVSEEEGDWSSWIGDGIVEKPSLTLFSDSIFRKKSNPETRVKILKGLSHYQIMPSPELREYFLKIFLGK from the coding sequence ATGCCATACAAACCTACAGAACCCAGCATGAAGTTGGGAAAATTCGCAGTTTCATTCGCAAGAGATACTTCTCTCGGTGTTCTATCCGGAGTTAAATCTGCACTCACAGGCTCATTTGAATGGTGTGCAAAAAGTTTATCCGAAATTTCAGAAACTCCTACAGTAAACGGAACCAAATTTGGAGAATTTCTGAAGGATGCGGGGAGATCTTTGGAAGAAGCAGGAAGTAAAACTGAAGAAGGCTTATCCAAAGCATTTGAATCCACTGCACAAGCAATGCATACAGCATTAGAAGCATTGAGTGATACGGAATCTTTGATACAAAGAAAAGTTTTCGAGAACATTTCAGTTTCCAGTGTAGTAGGAGAATCTTTCGCTGGAATGATCACTACTTCTGTGATCCAAGCGTCTTTTCGTTTAGATGGAAAGGATGTAAGTCCAGAAGAAGTATTGGCAGATTGGAAAAAATCTGGATCTAAAAAACCGATCCTTTGTGTGCCTGGCTTATTTTGTGACGAAGGTCTTTGGATTAAAAATGGAGAACCTTCTTTCTCAGAAATTCTAGTTAAAGAAAATTATTATCCATTTTATCTTAGATTTAATCCTGGAGCTCATATCTCAGAGAATGGATCTAAACTTCTGGAGTTAGTCAGAAAGGTTTTAGAAGATCCTGAATTAAAAAAGAAAAAATTCGACGTGGTCACCTATAGCCAGGGCGGACTTGTTTTTAGAAGTGCTTTGTATTCTTCGAAAAAGGAAGGAAATCCAATTTCTTCTAATATTCAAAAAGTATTATTTATCAGTTCTCCTGATGGGGGATCCTATATTGAAAAAGTAGGATTTTGGTTGGGTCTTGGAGCTGAGGCGATGCCTGTATTTCCTGTGCAGCTAGTTGGTTATATTGGAAACCAAAGAAGTGAAGCAATGAAGGATCTTTCTCACGGAATTATACGAGAAGAAGATTGGAAAGAAGGAACACATCTAGGTAGATACGGAAAAGATAAATATTTTGGCGAGCTGGATGATATAGACGCCTATCAAATCTACAGTTTTGTTTCTGAAGAAGAGGGTGATTGGTCATCTTGGATCGGAGACGGGATCGTAGAAAAACCAAGTCTTACTCTTTTTAGTGATTCTATATTTCGTAAAAAATCAAATCCTGAAACTAGAGTAAAAATTCTAAAAGGATTATCTCATTATCAGATTATGCCTTCTCCTGAATTGAGAGAATACTTCTTAAAGATCTTTCTCGGAAAGTAA
- a CDS encoding CsaA family protein: MMESTEYTNLVSEKPFADLDLRVGKVIGFELVLDHREKAYRLILDFGENFGVRKSSEPILSLGEEKDFLGKQTLCVMDYPSAHIARMRAQALFLGFVEEEGEFSKSDAISFVQLAC; the protein is encoded by the coding sequence ATGATGGAATCGACTGAATATACAAACTTAGTTTCGGAAAAACCTTTTGCCGATCTAGACTTAAGAGTCGGTAAAGTAATTGGTTTTGAATTAGTTCTCGATCACAGAGAGAAAGCTTATAGATTGATCTTGGATTTCGGTGAGAATTTCGGAGTCCGCAAATCAAGCGAGCCTATACTTTCTCTTGGAGAAGAAAAAGATTTCTTGGGCAAACAAACACTTTGTGTGATGGACTATCCTTCTGCTCATATTGCGAGAATGAGAGCTCAAGCTCTGTTCCTAGGCTTTGTAGAAGAAGAGGGAGAATTCAGCAAGTCTGATGCGATCAGCTTTGTCCAACTCGCCTGCTAA
- the lvrB gene encoding hybrid histidine kinase/response regulator LvrB produces MRTLKFLFLEDSYTDLELIQRELKRGGVEYIPVHVQDREEYLKAIEDEKPDFIFSDYSLPNFDGLSALTIAKEQCPTTPFIFVSGTYGEDAAIQTLTRGATDYVLKDRLVKLVPALRRAIREIEEHKALRRAEQEKFEIEEQLRQSQKVEAMGFLAGAMAHEINNPIMAIIDYAQLISKGEMDIDKAQKIASKIKQEGERISVMVKDLLRFARQEKGAFEPVSVFALISRARSISEQRLKMSRIQLDLDVNADLPSVMCKEGQILQVLLNLINNGTDALNQRYPEYDENKRMIISAKPEEIGGKPWVRIAVEDLGSGIPQEIGKSIFNTFFTTKGADKGTGLGLSVSLGIVKEHGGFLSFESAANEYTRFFLDLPAV; encoded by the coding sequence ATGAGAACACTAAAATTTCTTTTTTTAGAAGATTCTTATACCGATCTAGAGCTTATTCAAAGAGAATTAAAAAGGGGAGGAGTAGAATATATTCCTGTCCATGTTCAAGATAGGGAAGAATACCTAAAGGCGATCGAAGATGAGAAGCCTGATTTCATTTTTTCGGACTACTCACTTCCTAATTTTGATGGATTATCAGCATTAACCATCGCAAAAGAACAATGTCCTACTACTCCATTTATTTTTGTCTCCGGAACATACGGAGAAGATGCGGCCATCCAAACTCTGACTAGAGGTGCAACCGATTACGTTCTGAAAGACAGATTAGTAAAACTTGTACCTGCTTTAAGAAGAGCAATTCGAGAAATAGAAGAACATAAGGCTTTAAGAAGAGCAGAACAAGAGAAGTTCGAAATAGAAGAACAACTCAGGCAAAGTCAGAAAGTAGAAGCAATGGGATTTTTAGCCGGAGCTATGGCCCATGAGATCAATAATCCTATCATGGCGATCATTGACTATGCTCAGTTAATCTCCAAAGGAGAAATGGATATAGATAAGGCCCAAAAGATCGCTTCTAAGATCAAACAAGAAGGAGAAAGAATTTCCGTAATGGTAAAAGATCTATTAAGATTTGCCAGACAGGAAAAAGGGGCCTTCGAACCAGTAAGCGTTTTTGCTTTAATATCCAGGGCGCGTTCTATCTCAGAACAAAGATTAAAGATGAGCCGTATTCAATTGGATCTGGATGTAAATGCAGATCTTCCTTCTGTAATGTGTAAAGAAGGACAAATTCTCCAAGTCCTTTTGAATCTAATCAATAATGGAACAGATGCGTTAAACCAACGTTATCCGGAATATGATGAGAATAAAAGAATGATCATCTCTGCAAAGCCGGAAGAGATTGGTGGTAAACCTTGGGTAAGGATCGCTGTAGAAGATTTGGGCTCTGGAATTCCTCAAGAAATTGGTAAGTCTATCTTCAATACATTCTTTACTACTAAAGGAGCAGATAAGGGAACAGGGCTCGGACTTTCTGTCAGCCTTGGTATAGTAAAAGAGCATGGGGGATTTCTTTCCTTTGAAAGTGCTGCCAATGAATACACAAGATTTTTCTTAGATTTACCCGCAGTCTAA
- a CDS encoding response regulator, whose amino-acid sequence MNQSGNYDILYAEDNPNDAELTLRGFRKNNLVNQVFHVKDGEEALEFLFCRGRYEGRESGGKPLFILLDLKMPKVDGLEVLKEIKSDEKLRTVPVVMLTSSAEEKDIVESYKLGVNSYIIKPVEFEKLIVTVSEIGQYWCILNKSVH is encoded by the coding sequence ATGAATCAATCGGGAAACTATGATATACTTTATGCGGAGGATAATCCGAACGATGCAGAGCTTACTTTAAGAGGTTTCAGAAAAAATAATTTAGTAAATCAAGTCTTTCATGTCAAAGATGGAGAAGAAGCTCTAGAATTTTTGTTTTGCAGAGGAAGATACGAAGGTAGGGAATCTGGCGGAAAACCTTTATTCATATTATTAGATCTGAAAATGCCCAAAGTAGACGGTCTCGAGGTGCTAAAAGAGATCAAGTCCGACGAAAAATTAAGAACGGTCCCTGTAGTAATGTTAACCTCTTCGGCAGAAGAGAAAGATATAGTAGAAAGTTATAAACTAGGTGTTAACAGTTATATAATTAAACCTGTTGAATTTGAAAAGCTGATCGTAACAGTATCTGAAATTGGACAATATTGGTGTATATTAAATAAATCGGTGCATTGA
- a CDS encoding ATP-binding protein: MIGVSSWISNRNLSESKDWESHTFSVLSRLESLASSVKESKIRFLLFLASGKKEDLEYYKTEKQNLILKLGELKYITRDNSIQQKGISELEELFTKRDELVQKMGHSIFKNKDEETTNAILENKIDRSIDKLKEKELSLLSERALDSKLNKKITDWVLFLSLSFNILILAILYKFLKKEYDLRTKTENFLFEKNNLLEHTLSEKEKFYKEILMVKSALDCASSNIMIADNDLNVVYTNRSVVNMFQGAKENIRNQFSNFSPEALLGSCIDIFHSHPEKQRRILSTFTDTYKSSISIGGRQFNLSADPVFDSSGKRIGSVVEWLDVTERNQRDTQINQLNQDLEENIRKLEYANQELEAFSYSVSHDLRAPIRGIDGFTKIMLEDYSTVLEPEALRLLNVIASNSKFMGQLIDDLLAFYRVSKLEPKSDSINMKHMVSDSIEIINQEYGSRSPIVEISELPPVKGDASMLKQVWLNLISNAYKYSSKSQNPFVEIGFVSGEGIRTFFVKDNGVGFDDQYSHKLFKVFQRLHSSEEFHGTGIGLAIVDRIVQRHGGKVWAEGKMGQGATFYFTIPNKG; this comes from the coding sequence ATGATCGGAGTTTCTTCTTGGATCAGTAATAGGAATTTAAGTGAATCTAAGGATTGGGAATCTCATACTTTCAGCGTACTTTCCAGATTAGAAAGTTTAGCTTCTTCCGTAAAAGAATCAAAGATCCGATTTTTACTCTTTTTGGCCTCTGGAAAAAAAGAAGATCTGGAATATTATAAAACTGAAAAACAGAATTTAATTTTGAAGCTTGGTGAACTCAAATACATCACCAGAGACAATTCCATACAACAAAAAGGTATTTCCGAATTAGAGGAATTGTTCACCAAAAGGGATGAACTGGTCCAGAAGATGGGTCATTCTATATTTAAAAACAAAGATGAAGAGACTACAAATGCAATATTAGAGAATAAGATCGACCGTTCAATTGATAAGCTCAAGGAAAAAGAGCTCTCACTTCTCTCTGAAAGGGCCTTGGATTCTAAACTGAATAAGAAGATCACTGATTGGGTCCTATTCTTATCCCTCTCTTTTAATATACTCATCTTAGCTATACTTTATAAATTCTTAAAAAAAGAATACGATCTTCGGACAAAAACGGAAAATTTCCTTTTCGAGAAGAATAATCTTCTTGAACATACACTTTCTGAAAAAGAAAAATTTTATAAAGAAATCTTAATGGTCAAATCCGCATTGGATTGCGCCTCCAGCAACATTATGATCGCAGATAATGATCTGAATGTGGTGTATACGAATCGTTCTGTAGTGAATATGTTCCAAGGTGCGAAGGAGAATATTCGTAACCAATTTTCTAATTTTTCTCCAGAAGCACTTTTGGGATCCTGTATTGATATTTTTCACTCTCATCCTGAGAAACAAAGAAGGATACTTTCCACGTTTACTGATACGTATAAAAGTTCTATTTCTATAGGAGGGAGACAATTTAATCTAAGTGCGGACCCGGTTTTCGATTCCTCCGGAAAAAGAATCGGAAGCGTTGTGGAATGGTTAGATGTAACCGAAAGAAACCAGAGAGATACTCAAATAAACCAATTAAATCAAGATCTAGAAGAGAATATTCGAAAATTAGAATATGCAAATCAGGAATTGGAAGCTTTCAGTTATTCCGTATCTCATGATTTAAGAGCTCCCATTCGAGGAATAGATGGATTTACGAAAATCATGCTGGAAGATTATTCCACAGTTTTGGAACCAGAAGCCCTTAGGCTTTTGAATGTGATCGCCAGCAATTCTAAATTTATGGGGCAGTTGATTGATGACCTGTTAGCGTTCTATCGTGTATCTAAGCTGGAGCCAAAATCAGATTCTATAAATATGAAACATATGGTTTCGGATTCGATAGAGATCATTAATCAAGAATACGGATCCAGAAGCCCAATTGTCGAAATTTCAGAACTTCCTCCTGTAAAAGGAGATGCTTCTATGCTAAAACAGGTTTGGTTGAATCTGATCTCAAATGCGTACAAATACTCTTCCAAATCTCAAAATCCTTTCGTCGAGATAGGTTTCGTAAGTGGAGAAGGAATCCGAACATTTTTCGTAAAAGATAATGGAGTAGGTTTCGATGATCAATACTCTCATAAACTTTTCAAGGTTTTCCAAAGACTGCATTCCAGCGAGGAATTTCACGGAACCGGAATTGGGCTTGCCATTGTAGATAGAATTGTGCAGAGACATGGCGGAAAAGTTTGGGCAGAGGGAAAAATGGGACAAGGTGCCACGTTTTATTTTACAATACCAAACAAAGGATAG